In Arthrobacter sp. SLBN-83, one DNA window encodes the following:
- a CDS encoding NAD(P)/FAD-dependent oxidoreductase produces the protein MTQTPTAAAQAWLSGLDDALQRRDVDAALELFEDGTYWRDFVAFTWNLKTLEGKADIRRMLEATLDRVQPSNWALAEDATGDAQNVEAWITFETGAARGYGHLRLRNGKCWTLLTTMQELKGFEEKKGPRREQGVAHQIVRGRKSWKELKEEQEARLGYEEQPYCVIIGGGQGGIGLAARLKRLGVPTIIVEKNQNPGDSWRNRYKSLHLHDPVWYDHLPYLKFPDDWPVFAAKDKIGDWLEHYTRIMELNYWSGTECVKAAYDDGTQEWEVNVLRNGEPVTLRPKQLIFALGVSGYPNIPKFDGAETFLGEQRHSSQHPGGGDWTGRKAVVIGSNNSAHDICADLWEHGADVTMVQRSSTHIARSESLMDLALGDLYSERALAAGVTTEKADLLFASLPMRVLPEAQVPVYQEMAKRDAEFYSQLEAAGFDLDFGVDGSGLFVKYLRRGSGYYIDVGASQLIIDGRVKLKSGQVAKITGNAVVMDDGTELEADLIVYATGYGSMNGWLADLVSPEIADRVGKCWGYGSDTPKDPGPWEGELRNMWKPTNVPNLWIHGGNLHQSRHYSAYLALQLKARTEGLDTPVYELQPSHHTR, from the coding sequence ATGACCCAAACACCCACCGCTGCCGCGCAGGCCTGGCTTTCCGGCCTGGATGACGCGCTGCAGCGGCGCGACGTGGACGCCGCGCTGGAACTCTTCGAGGACGGAACCTACTGGCGGGACTTCGTGGCGTTCACCTGGAACCTCAAAACCCTGGAAGGCAAGGCGGACATCCGCCGCATGCTCGAGGCCACGCTGGACCGGGTGCAGCCGTCCAACTGGGCGCTCGCTGAGGATGCCACCGGGGACGCGCAGAATGTGGAAGCCTGGATCACGTTCGAAACCGGCGCTGCCCGCGGCTACGGCCACCTCCGGCTCCGGAACGGCAAATGCTGGACGCTGCTGACCACCATGCAGGAGCTGAAGGGCTTCGAGGAGAAGAAGGGCCCGCGGCGCGAGCAGGGCGTGGCGCACCAGATCGTCCGCGGACGCAAATCCTGGAAGGAGCTCAAGGAGGAGCAGGAGGCCCGGCTGGGCTACGAGGAGCAGCCCTATTGCGTGATCATCGGCGGCGGGCAGGGCGGAATTGGCCTCGCTGCCCGGCTGAAGCGGCTGGGCGTGCCGACCATCATCGTGGAAAAGAACCAGAACCCCGGCGACTCCTGGCGCAACCGCTACAAGTCCCTGCACCTGCACGACCCCGTCTGGTACGACCACCTGCCCTACCTGAAGTTCCCGGACGACTGGCCCGTTTTCGCCGCCAAGGACAAGATCGGCGACTGGCTGGAGCACTACACCCGCATCATGGAGCTCAACTACTGGTCCGGCACCGAGTGCGTCAAGGCAGCGTACGACGACGGCACGCAGGAATGGGAGGTCAACGTCCTTCGCAACGGCGAACCAGTGACGCTCCGGCCCAAGCAGCTCATTTTCGCTTTAGGCGTCTCCGGCTACCCGAACATTCCAAAGTTCGACGGCGCCGAGACCTTCCTGGGCGAGCAGCGGCATTCGTCCCAGCACCCCGGCGGCGGGGACTGGACGGGCAGGAAGGCCGTGGTGATCGGCTCCAACAACTCCGCCCACGACATCTGCGCGGACCTGTGGGAGCACGGCGCCGACGTCACCATGGTCCAGCGCTCCTCCACCCACATCGCCCGCAGCGAATCCCTCATGGACCTGGCGCTGGGGGACCTGTACTCGGAGCGGGCGCTCGCGGCCGGCGTGACTACTGAGAAGGCGGACCTGCTGTTCGCCTCGCTGCCCATGCGCGTCCTGCCGGAAGCCCAGGTGCCGGTGTACCAGGAGATGGCCAAGCGGGATGCGGAGTTCTATTCGCAGCTGGAGGCCGCCGGGTTCGACCTGGACTTCGGCGTGGACGGGTCCGGCCTGTTCGTGAAGTACCTGCGGCGCGGCTCCGGCTACTACATCGACGTAGGCGCCTCCCAGCTGATCATCGACGGCCGGGTGAAGCTCAAGTCCGGGCAGGTCGCCAAGATCACCGGCAACGCCGTGGTCATGGACGACGGCACTGAGCTGGAGGCGGACCTGATTGTCTATGCCACCGGCTACGGCTCCATGAACGGGTGGCTGGCCGACCTGGTCTCGCCCGAAATCGCGGACCGCGTGGGCAAGTGCTGGGGATACGGTTCAGACACGCCAAAAGACCCTGGCCCGTGGGAGGGGGAGCTGCGCAATATGTGGAAGCCCACCAACGTGCCCAACCTCTGGATCCACGGCGGC